Proteins co-encoded in one uncultured Draconibacterium sp. genomic window:
- a CDS encoding porin family protein has protein sequence MKQKTNYSGKALFSLMLVGVLTMGLSLVSKAQMSYGIKLGTGASCQSDLLELANNCDVRFSPTIGFVGKYQITEGFALKSGLEYQQKGRSFTEDNVDVTNKLQYLSLPVKAEFSAGEKAGLKKGQRLYFAVGPYLSYLLDAERELDDATFDMKSDTKDFDAGLGLELGIEFPVFNQKALQVGLNYDMGFVEVYKSESDLHNKMASISLGLLF, from the coding sequence ATGAAACAGAAAACAAATTATTCAGGAAAAGCACTCTTCAGCTTAATGCTGGTTGGAGTTTTAACAATGGGCCTTTCACTGGTTTCAAAAGCTCAAATGAGTTACGGAATAAAACTTGGTACAGGTGCATCCTGTCAGTCTGATTTACTGGAACTTGCCAATAATTGTGATGTGCGCTTTAGCCCAACTATAGGCTTTGTTGGAAAGTACCAGATTACAGAAGGTTTTGCTTTAAAGAGTGGTTTGGAATATCAACAAAAAGGACGCAGTTTTACCGAAGATAATGTGGATGTTACAAACAAACTTCAGTACTTATCGCTGCCTGTAAAAGCTGAATTCTCTGCAGGAGAAAAAGCTGGCTTAAAAAAAGGACAACGCCTGTATTTTGCTGTTGGCCCGTACTTAAGCTACTTGCTTGATGCAGAGAGAGAACTGGATGACGCAACTTTCGATATGAAAAGCGATACCAAAGATTTTGATGCCGGTTTAGGATTGGAATTAGGAATAGAGTTTCCGGTATTCAATCAGAAAGCGTTACAAGTAGGATTAAACTACGATATGGGATTTGTTGAAGTGTACAAATCAGAATCCGATCTGCACAATAAAATGGCATCAATAAGTTTGGGCTTATTGTTTTAA
- the yidC gene encoding membrane protein insertase YidC has translation MDRKSIIGIVLIFVILVVFSLLNQPSKEEVEAARQKRDSIAQVEAQQALEQQKIQEQQESQNAAMEADTAARNQIMQQKTEELGIFGAASVGTEEFTTLENNQIKITFSNKGGRIYSVELKDYKRYDSTKLILFDGPKTLFGLNFFAQNRSISTDNLYFEQVGGEKNVVVSGPEVPKGDEGRIKFNKENPGGEESVTFRMEVAPGKFIEYVYTLAYNSFMVDFDVNMQGMDSYIRNQSYLNFSWAFDVPRQEHYSRFGEDRYTYMTYKFFEDEVDNLNKNKSDEENLSTSVKWIGFKQLFFNSTIISDEAFPNAQVRQEKYKYEDNHNYLGNFRADIAIPFNESQSEKMGMQFYFGPNHYQTLKQYGLDMERQIDLGYAIVRPVNRYVIIPVFNWLRRYINNFGIIILLLTLMIKVVLFPFTYKSYMSQAKMRALKPEVDEINAKFPGQEKAMEKQQATMALYRKAGVNPMGGCLPMVLQMPILFAMFFFFPTSIELRGQSFLWAHDLSTYDSILSWNYTIPVIGNFMGNHLSLFTILMTITTIISTKLSQSAATSQGMPGMKSMMYIMPVMFFFLLNSYPSGLSYYYFLANIITISQTYLIRSFVDEDKIRAQLHANKKKPAKKQSNFQKRLEEMAKQRGVQTPKRK, from the coding sequence ATGGATAGAAAATCGATTATTGGAATCGTTTTAATCTTTGTGATATTGGTTGTATTTTCATTGCTCAACCAGCCATCAAAAGAAGAAGTTGAAGCTGCAAGGCAAAAACGCGATTCCATAGCACAAGTTGAAGCACAGCAAGCGCTGGAGCAGCAGAAAATACAGGAACAGCAAGAATCGCAAAATGCGGCTATGGAAGCCGATACTGCAGCCCGAAATCAAATAATGCAGCAGAAAACCGAGGAACTTGGTATTTTCGGAGCCGCATCTGTTGGTACCGAAGAGTTTACCACTCTCGAAAACAACCAGATAAAAATCACTTTTTCGAATAAAGGTGGACGTATTTACTCGGTTGAGTTGAAAGACTATAAAAGGTATGACTCTACCAAATTAATTCTTTTTGATGGTCCGAAAACATTATTTGGACTGAACTTCTTTGCGCAAAACAGAAGTATTAGCACTGATAACCTTTACTTTGAACAGGTTGGCGGTGAAAAGAATGTTGTGGTAAGCGGTCCTGAAGTTCCGAAAGGAGATGAAGGAAGAATTAAGTTTAACAAAGAAAATCCGGGAGGAGAAGAATCAGTGACTTTCCGTATGGAAGTTGCACCTGGTAAATTCATTGAATACGTTTATACCCTGGCATACAACTCGTTTATGGTTGATTTTGATGTGAACATGCAGGGCATGGACAGTTACATAAGAAATCAATCGTACCTTAATTTTAGCTGGGCTTTTGATGTGCCACGTCAGGAACACTATTCGCGTTTTGGTGAAGACCGCTATACTTATATGACCTATAAGTTTTTTGAAGACGAGGTTGACAATCTGAATAAAAACAAATCGGACGAAGAGAACCTTTCAACGAGTGTTAAATGGATCGGGTTTAAGCAGTTGTTCTTTAACTCTACTATAATTAGCGATGAAGCATTTCCGAATGCTCAGGTACGTCAGGAAAAGTACAAGTACGAAGACAACCACAATTATCTTGGAAATTTCAGAGCTGATATTGCCATTCCTTTCAACGAAAGCCAAAGTGAAAAAATGGGGATGCAATTTTATTTTGGACCGAACCACTATCAAACCTTAAAACAATACGGGCTTGATATGGAGCGCCAAATCGATTTGGGATACGCTATTGTACGTCCGGTAAACCGTTACGTTATTATCCCGGTATTTAACTGGTTACGTCGTTATATCAATAACTTTGGGATCATCATTCTGTTGCTTACACTGATGATTAAAGTGGTACTGTTCCCGTTCACCTACAAATCATACATGTCGCAGGCAAAAATGCGCGCATTAAAGCCTGAGGTTGATGAGATAAATGCAAAATTTCCGGGACAGGAAAAAGCCATGGAGAAACAACAGGCTACTATGGCACTGTATCGAAAGGCCGGAGTAAACCCAATGGGAGGTTGTTTGCCAATGGTATTACAGATGCCAATTCTGTTTGCCATGTTCTTCTTCTTTCCAACATCAATTGAATTAAGAGGACAAAGTTTCTTATGGGCACACGACTTATCAACCTATGATTCGATTCTGAGCTGGAATTATACAATTCCCGTGATCGGAAACTTTATGGGTAACCACCTTAGTTTATTTACAATATTAATGACCATTACAACGATCATTTCTACTAAACTAAGTCAATCGGCAGCTACCAGCCAGGGAATGCCGGGAATGAAATCCATGATGTACATAATGCCAGTAATGTTCTTCTTCCTGTTGAACAGTTATCCATCAGGTTTGAGTTATTACTATTTCCTTGCAAACATTATTACTATTAGCCAGACTTACCTGATTCGCTCGTTTGTTGACGAGGATAAGATTAGAGCACAGCTACATGCTAATAAAAAGAAACCTGCAAAAAAACAGTCGAACTTTCAGAAGCGTTTGGAAGAAATGGCAAAACAACGCGGGGTTCAAACACCAAAAAGAAAATAA
- a CDS encoding CTP synthase — MPETRYIFVTGGVTSSLGKGILASSLAKLLQSRGYNVTIQKLDPYINVDPGTLNPYEHGECFVTEDGAETDLDLGHYERFLNTATSQANNVTTGRIYQSVIDKERRGDYLGKTVQIIPHITDEIKRRIKILGSKGKYDIVITEIGGTVGDIESLPYIESVRQLKWELGSRAMVIHLTLVPYLSATGELKTKPTQHSVKMLLETGVQPDILVLRTEHDIELSVRQKVALFCNVGLESVIQSVNVPTIYDVPLKMLEEKLDITVLKKLGLTINEEIDLSAWNNFLARHKNPTQTVEIGLVGKYVELHDAYKSIAEALIHAGAENRCKVNINWIHSEELNTENIDEQLKGLNGIIVAPGFGHRGMKGKILAAQYARENNITFLGICLGMQVAVIEFARNVMNLENADSSEMNPKTPHPVIDLMEQQKGITNYGGTMRLGAYECRIIDENSKVSNAYNKLTVHERHRHRYEFNETYRQQYIDAGMVPTGINPDTDLVEIVEIPEHKWFVGVQFHPEYRSTVLNPHPLFIDFIKNSLPE; from the coding sequence GTGCCTGAAACTAGATACATATTTGTTACCGGTGGAGTTACTTCGTCGTTGGGAAAAGGTATTTTAGCCTCGTCGTTAGCCAAGTTGCTACAATCTCGTGGTTATAATGTTACCATTCAAAAATTGGATCCGTATATTAACGTTGATCCGGGAACGCTGAATCCGTACGAACACGGAGAATGTTTTGTTACCGAAGACGGAGCCGAAACCGACCTCGATCTGGGACATTACGAGCGTTTTTTAAATACTGCAACTTCGCAGGCTAACAACGTAACAACCGGACGGATTTACCAATCGGTTATTGATAAAGAACGCCGGGGTGATTACCTGGGAAAAACCGTTCAGATTATTCCTCATATTACCGACGAAATTAAAAGGAGAATTAAAATTCTCGGATCAAAAGGTAAATACGACATCGTTATAACTGAAATTGGTGGTACGGTAGGTGACATTGAATCGTTACCTTATATTGAATCTGTACGTCAGTTGAAATGGGAATTGGGAAGCCGGGCGATGGTGATTCATTTAACGTTGGTGCCTTACCTTTCTGCTACAGGCGAGTTAAAAACAAAGCCTACACAGCACTCGGTAAAAATGTTGTTGGAAACCGGAGTTCAACCCGATATTCTTGTACTTCGTACCGAGCACGATATTGAATTATCTGTTCGCCAAAAAGTTGCATTGTTTTGCAATGTTGGCCTAGAATCTGTAATACAGTCGGTTAATGTTCCAACAATTTACGATGTTCCGTTAAAAATGTTGGAAGAAAAGCTGGATATTACCGTGCTGAAAAAGCTTGGCTTAACCATTAACGAAGAAATTGATCTTTCGGCCTGGAATAATTTCCTTGCACGTCATAAAAATCCAACTCAAACTGTTGAAATTGGGTTGGTTGGAAAATATGTGGAATTGCACGATGCTTACAAATCGATTGCAGAGGCTTTGATACACGCCGGAGCTGAAAACAGATGCAAAGTAAATATTAACTGGATTCACTCTGAAGAATTAAATACCGAGAATATTGACGAGCAATTAAAAGGACTAAACGGAATTATCGTTGCTCCGGGATTTGGTCATCGAGGAATGAAAGGAAAAATTTTGGCAGCACAATATGCCCGCGAAAACAATATCACGTTCCTTGGTATTTGCTTAGGAATGCAGGTGGCTGTTATCGAATTTGCCCGAAATGTAATGAATCTGGAAAATGCAGACTCATCAGAAATGAATCCAAAAACGCCACATCCGGTAATCGACCTGATGGAACAACAAAAGGGTATTACCAATTACGGAGGCACCATGCGCCTGGGAGCTTATGAATGTCGAATTATCGACGAGAACTCCAAAGTTAGTAATGCTTATAATAAATTAACGGTTCACGAAAGACACCGTCATCGTTACGAATTTAACGAAACATATCGTCAGCAATATATCGATGCAGGAATGGTGCCAACAGGAATCAATCCTGATACAGATCTGGTAGAAATTGTTGAAATACCTGAACACAAATGGTTTGTGGGGGTTCAATTCCACCCGGAATACAGAAGTACGGTATTAAATCCACACCCCTTGTTTATTGATTTTATTAAGAACTCATTACCTGAATAA
- a CDS encoding flavodoxin has product MSKTAIIYSYNTQKSKKVAEKVIAAFGEKEIEAVNAEELSKDVLNKYDNFILSAPTWFDGELPNYWDEFVPDLEEMDLKKKKFAIFGLGDQKGYTENFCDAIGLLAEILEDCGATIVGETSVEGYTFEASRAQRGDNFIGLPIDQENQARKTKQRVEDWVAQLKKEF; this is encoded by the coding sequence ATGAGTAAAACCGCAATTATATACAGTTACAATACTCAAAAATCGAAAAAGGTAGCAGAAAAAGTGATTGCTGCTTTTGGCGAGAAAGAGATTGAAGCAGTGAATGCTGAAGAGCTAAGCAAGGATGTGTTGAATAAATATGACAATTTTATTCTTAGCGCACCAACCTGGTTCGATGGCGAACTACCCAACTACTGGGATGAGTTCGTGCCTGATCTGGAAGAAATGGATCTTAAAAAGAAGAAGTTTGCCATTTTCGGCTTAGGAGACCAGAAAGGATATACCGAAAATTTTTGCGATGCCATAGGTTTATTGGCCGAAATTCTTGAAGATTGTGGAGCAACTATCGTAGGGGAAACCTCTGTTGAAGGTTATACTTTCGAAGCGTCGCGCGCACAACGAGGTGATAATTTTATTGGATTGCCAATTGACCAGGAAAACCAGGCTCGTAAAACAAAACAACGAGTAGAAGACTGGGTGGCACAACTCAAAAAAGAGTTTTAA
- a CDS encoding thiamine pyrophosphate-dependent enzyme, whose protein sequence is MKDLKVPKQYTIKKTPKETLENWYRLMKVGRALDEKAPNYLKQAIGWSYHAPYAGHDGIQLAIGQNFEQKKDHLYMYYRDMLTALAGGMTSEEIILNGISKATDPSSGGRHMSNHLAKPEWNMHSVSSATGNHTLHAVGTGRAIKYYGEKAVSISSQGESSVSEGYVYEAITGADKEELPVIFVVQDNGYGISVPKKDQTAQRKVANNFTGFKNLRIIHCNGKDVFDSMNAMAEAKRYAIEESKPVLLQANCVRMGSHSNSDDHLLYRSDAERNYVVEYDPLAKYRRLLLRYERFTEEELDKIDAEVKAEIKASHKAAMAAPDPDPASIYDHVFSEPYVSEKYPEGLHNEEGEKTKFITALNETLKAEFRSNPDTFIWGQDMANKDKGGIFNVSKGMQAEFGEKRVFNGPIAEDFILGTANGMSRYHEKIRVVVEGAEFADYFWPAMEQYVDTSHDLWRSNGKFSPNITIRLASGGYIGGGMYHSQNIEGSLAAIPGVRIVYPSFADDAAGLLRTSLRSEGLTMFMEPKALYQDPKAATAVPEDFEVPFGKARVRREGSDLTILTYGNTTHLSLEAAKKLAEEGIADVEVVDLRSLIPLDEETILNSIKKTNKVLVVHEDKVFGGFGGELSALINEKGFEYLDAPIKRVGSPFTPVGFNRILEQAILPNTKRIYTAAKELIEY, encoded by the coding sequence ATGAAGGATTTAAAAGTACCAAAGCAATATACAATTAAGAAAACTCCGAAGGAGACTTTAGAGAATTGGTACCGGTTAATGAAAGTTGGCCGTGCACTCGACGAAAAAGCACCCAATTATCTGAAACAGGCTATTGGTTGGTCGTACCATGCTCCTTATGCCGGTCATGATGGAATTCAGTTGGCTATCGGACAGAATTTCGAGCAAAAGAAAGACCACTTATATATGTATTATCGCGATATGCTGACGGCTCTTGCGGGCGGAATGACATCGGAAGAGATCATATTAAATGGTATTTCGAAGGCAACCGATCCATCAAGTGGTGGTCGTCACATGTCGAACCACCTGGCAAAACCTGAGTGGAATATGCACAGTGTGTCGTCGGCTACCGGTAACCACACTTTACACGCTGTTGGAACCGGCCGCGCTATTAAATATTATGGCGAAAAAGCGGTTTCTATCAGTAGCCAGGGCGAATCATCGGTTAGTGAAGGTTACGTTTACGAAGCAATTACCGGTGCCGATAAAGAGGAATTACCTGTAATTTTTGTGGTTCAGGATAACGGTTATGGTATTTCGGTACCTAAAAAAGACCAGACTGCACAACGAAAAGTAGCCAATAACTTCACCGGATTTAAAAACCTACGCATTATTCACTGTAACGGGAAAGATGTTTTCGATTCGATGAACGCTATGGCCGAGGCCAAACGTTATGCCATAGAAGAAAGCAAACCTGTATTGCTGCAGGCCAACTGTGTGCGTATGGGGTCGCACTCGAACTCTGATGATCATTTACTTTATCGTTCAGATGCAGAAAGAAACTACGTGGTGGAATACGATCCGTTAGCAAAATACAGAAGATTGTTATTGCGTTACGAGCGATTTACGGAAGAAGAACTGGACAAAATTGACGCTGAAGTAAAAGCTGAAATAAAAGCTTCACACAAAGCAGCTATGGCTGCGCCGGATCCTGATCCTGCATCAATTTACGATCATGTATTTTCTGAGCCTTATGTTTCAGAGAAATATCCGGAAGGATTACATAACGAAGAAGGAGAGAAGACCAAATTTATTACGGCACTTAACGAGACTTTAAAGGCTGAATTCCGTAGTAATCCAGATACCTTTATATGGGGACAGGATATGGCCAACAAAGATAAAGGCGGTATTTTCAACGTATCAAAAGGCATGCAGGCCGAGTTTGGCGAGAAGCGTGTTTTTAACGGCCCGATTGCGGAGGATTTTATTCTTGGAACGGCCAACGGTATGTCGCGTTACCACGAGAAAATCCGTGTTGTAGTTGAAGGAGCTGAGTTTGCCGATTATTTTTGGCCGGCAATGGAACAGTATGTTGATACCAGTCACGATCTGTGGCGATCGAATGGTAAATTTTCACCAAACATAACCATTCGCCTGGCTTCAGGTGGTTATATCGGTGGTGGAATGTATCACTCGCAAAACATTGAAGGTTCGCTGGCTGCCATACCAGGAGTACGAATTGTTTATCCATCGTTTGCTGATGATGCAGCCGGATTGTTGCGTACATCATTGCGTTCTGAAGGTTTAACCATGTTTATGGAGCCAAAAGCGCTTTACCAGGATCCGAAAGCAGCAACTGCTGTTCCTGAGGATTTTGAGGTGCCATTCGGAAAAGCAAGAGTTCGCCGTGAGGGGAGTGATCTCACTATTCTTACCTACGGAAATACAACGCACCTAAGTCTTGAGGCTGCTAAAAAACTGGCAGAAGAAGGAATCGCTGATGTTGAAGTTGTCGATTTGCGATCTTTGATTCCGTTGGATGAAGAAACCATTTTGAACTCTATAAAGAAAACCAATAAAGTATTGGTTGTTCACGAAGACAAAGTGTTTGGTGGATTTGGTGGCGAGTTAAGCGCGCTCATCAACGAAAAAGGTTTTGAATATCTTGATGCACCTATTAAACGTGTCGGTTCGCCATTTACTCCGGTTGGTTTTAACCGTATTTTGGAACAGGCGATCTTACCAAATACAAAGCGTATCTATACTGCAGCAAAGGAATTAATTGAATACTAA
- a CDS encoding dihydrolipoamide acetyltransferase family protein yields MASFNIVMPKLGESIQEGTITKWFVKEGDTIEEDDMLFEVATDKVDSEIPSPVDGVITKINYEEDSLVAVGEVLAVVSLDGEIEEPEAEKTEAKEEAAKTNDAPAKEEKADASVDDSRKLSNRFYSPLVKTIAKEENVSFDELESIEGSGIGGRVQKKDILAYLESKDSSAAQPEAKKESKPATSAAPAVEKKVAPPVSVGAGDTVVEMDRVRKLIADHMVMSKQVSPHVTSVVEADVTDLVIWRNKNKDAFQKKYGDKITFMPIFTEAVAAALAEFPMVNSSVNGDKIIMKKDVNVGIAVAKPDGNLIVPVIKNAEQRNLVGLTKELNRLANAARNNKLDPAEIQGGTFTITNFGSFGNIIGTPIINQPQVAILATGIIEKKPAVLETPSGDVIAIRHKIYLSLSYDHRIIDGALGGAFLRRIADHLEQFDINRAI; encoded by the coding sequence ATGGCAAGTTTTAATATCGTTATGCCTAAACTGGGCGAAAGTATCCAGGAAGGCACCATTACTAAATGGTTTGTTAAAGAGGGAGATACTATTGAAGAGGATGATATGCTCTTTGAAGTTGCTACTGACAAAGTAGATTCTGAAATCCCGTCGCCAGTAGATGGCGTAATTACTAAAATTAATTATGAGGAAGATAGTCTGGTTGCAGTTGGCGAAGTTCTGGCAGTTGTAAGTCTTGATGGGGAGATTGAAGAACCCGAAGCGGAAAAAACTGAGGCAAAAGAAGAAGCTGCCAAAACCAACGATGCACCTGCAAAAGAAGAAAAAGCTGATGCTTCGGTTGATGATAGCAGAAAACTCTCAAACCGTTTCTATTCTCCTTTAGTAAAAACTATTGCAAAAGAAGAAAATGTTTCGTTTGACGAGTTAGAAAGCATTGAAGGATCGGGCATAGGAGGCCGCGTTCAAAAGAAAGATATTTTAGCCTATCTGGAAAGCAAAGACAGTTCTGCAGCTCAGCCGGAAGCTAAAAAGGAAAGTAAACCAGCTACCTCTGCGGCACCTGCAGTTGAGAAGAAAGTTGCACCTCCGGTTTCAGTAGGTGCAGGCGATACTGTTGTTGAGATGGATCGTGTGAGAAAGCTGATCGCAGATCATATGGTAATGTCGAAACAAGTTTCGCCACACGTAACTTCAGTGGTTGAGGCCGATGTTACCGATCTTGTAATCTGGAGAAATAAAAACAAAGACGCATTCCAGAAAAAATATGGCGATAAAATTACGTTTATGCCGATATTTACAGAGGCAGTTGCTGCTGCTCTGGCCGAATTCCCAATGGTAAATTCATCGGTTAACGGAGATAAAATCATCATGAAAAAAGATGTAAACGTTGGAATAGCAGTGGCTAAGCCCGACGGAAACCTTATTGTTCCTGTAATTAAAAATGCTGAACAACGTAACCTTGTTGGTTTAACAAAAGAACTAAACCGACTGGCTAATGCAGCGCGTAACAATAAACTCGATCCGGCCGAAATTCAGGGTGGAACATTTACTATTACCAATTTCGGATCGTTCGGGAATATTATCGGAACACCAATTATCAATCAACCGCAAGTTGCTATTCTGGCAACAGGAATTATCGAGAAAAAACCAGCTGTTTTGGAAACACCAAGCGGCGATGTAATAGCAATCCGTCATAAAATATACTTGTCGTTATCATACGATCACCGTATTATCGATGGTGCTCTGGGAGGCGCTTTCCTGCGACGCATTGCTGATCATCTGGAACAATTTGATATAAACCGCGCAATATAA
- a CDS encoding dihydroorotate dehydrogenase, with protein MVDLKVKLHDIEFKNPVTLASGTCGFARETAEFFEPGLLGGYFLKGTTLKNRDGNNYPRMAETPSGMLNAVGLQNKGIDYFIENIYPDIVDYDTQLIINVNGSTVEDYIALTEKVNELDKINAIELNISCPNVKEGGMAFGVSCPGAEMVTREVRKVYDKTLIVKLSPNVTDITEIARAVEGQGADAVSLVNTFLGMAIDAEKREPLLSTITGGLSGPAIKPIALRMVWQVANAVKIPVVGIGGIMNAADAIEFMLAGASVVQVGTAIFKDPMIPVKIVEGIEDYLKRHNMQAASELIGALQM; from the coding sequence ATGGTAGATTTAAAAGTAAAATTACACGATATAGAATTTAAAAATCCGGTAACACTGGCATCAGGAACCTGTGGATTTGCACGCGAAACAGCTGAATTCTTTGAACCAGGTTTGCTGGGAGGTTATTTTTTGAAAGGTACAACGCTTAAGAACCGTGATGGAAACAACTATCCGCGAATGGCGGAAACCCCGTCGGGCATGTTAAACGCGGTAGGTTTACAAAATAAAGGCATCGATTACTTTATTGAAAATATTTATCCTGATATTGTTGACTATGATACACAATTGATTATAAATGTAAACGGCTCTACTGTTGAAGATTACATCGCTTTAACCGAGAAGGTTAATGAACTAGATAAAATAAATGCTATTGAGCTGAACATCTCGTGCCCTAATGTGAAGGAAGGAGGAATGGCTTTTGGCGTTAGTTGCCCGGGAGCAGAGATGGTTACCCGCGAAGTACGCAAAGTGTACGACAAAACTTTGATTGTTAAGTTGTCGCCAAATGTTACCGACATTACAGAAATTGCCCGTGCAGTGGAAGGACAGGGGGCTGATGCAGTATCGTTGGTAAATACTTTTTTAGGAATGGCCATTGACGCTGAAAAAAGAGAACCACTTTTATCTACTATAACTGGCGGATTATCTGGTCCGGCCATAAAACCGATTGCATTACGCATGGTTTGGCAAGTTGCCAATGCGGTTAAAATCCCTGTTGTTGGAATTGGCGGAATAATGAATGCTGCCGATGCCATTGAGTTTATGCTGGCTGGAGCTTCAGTTGTACAGGTTGGTACAGCCATATTTAAAGATCCGATGATTCCGGTGAAGATCGTGGAAGGCATTGAAGATTATTTAAAACGCCACAATATGCAGGCGGCTAGCGAATTAATTGGTGCATTACAAATGTAA
- a CDS encoding dihydroorotate dehydrogenase electron transfer subunit: MPKKFVKEFSVIENSALNATNFLIKVQSDTKLPEIKPGQFVNIEIKEAEEVFLRRPFSVFEVDYEKNVISMIVKILGRGSRKLTEINVGSKLSMVYPLGKTFTYPSANDKILLIGGGSGVAPMLFLAKESGLPVENVDILLGARSEEDHINVDDYKKYANLHYASEDGSLGEKGFVTQHSVFTQNLKSYSKIYACGPDGMMRAIAKEAKVADVFCEVSLENLMACGFGVCLCCIEPTTKGNQCVCTDGPVFNINDLKW, from the coding sequence ATGCCAAAAAAGTTTGTTAAAGAATTCTCCGTTATTGAAAATAGTGCGCTAAACGCTACAAACTTTCTTATTAAAGTTCAATCGGATACCAAACTTCCGGAGATAAAACCAGGACAATTTGTAAATATCGAAATAAAGGAAGCTGAAGAGGTCTTTCTTCGTCGGCCTTTTTCCGTGTTTGAAGTGGATTATGAGAAGAATGTAATCTCAATGATAGTTAAGATACTGGGGAGAGGATCACGTAAGCTAACAGAGATTAATGTTGGAAGTAAGCTCAGTATGGTTTATCCATTGGGAAAGACGTTTACGTATCCCTCAGCAAACGATAAGATTCTATTAATTGGTGGTGGTAGTGGTGTGGCACCAATGCTTTTCCTTGCTAAGGAATCGGGTTTGCCTGTTGAGAATGTTGACATTTTGCTGGGGGCACGATCAGAAGAAGACCATATAAATGTAGATGACTATAAAAAGTATGCGAATTTACATTATGCATCAGAAGATGGCTCACTCGGCGAAAAGGGATTTGTAACACAGCACTCGGTATTTACCCAAAACTTAAAATCGTATAGTAAAATATACGCTTGTGGACCGGATGGTATGATGCGCGCCATTGCAAAAGAGGCAAAAGTAGCTGATGTATTTTGCGAGGTATCGCTTGAAAACCTTATGGCCTGCGGGTTTGGCGTGTGTTTGTGCTGTATAGAGCCAACTACAAAAGGAAACCAGTGTGTGTGTACTGATGGTCCGGTGTTTAACATTAATGATTTGAAATGGTAG